From one Lycium barbarum isolate Lr01 chromosome 6, ASM1917538v2, whole genome shotgun sequence genomic stretch:
- the LOC132598500 gene encoding ATP-citrate synthase alpha chain protein 2 produces MARKKIREYDSKRLLKEHLKRLAGIDLQICSAQVTESTDFTELTNKEPWLSSTKLVVKPDMLFGKRGKSGLVALNLDLAGVAEFVKARLGVEVEMGGCKAPITTFIVEPFVPHDQEYYLSIVSERLGCTISFSECGGIEIEENWDKVKTIFLPTEKPMTLEACAPLIATLPLEVRGTIGNFLMGVFNVFQDLDFSFIEMNPFTLVNAEPYPLDMRGELDDTAAFKNFKKWGSIEFPLPFGRVLSSTESFIHSLDEKTSASLKFTVLNPKGRIWTMVAGGGASVIYADTVGDLGYASELGNYAEYSGAPNEEEVLQYARVVLDCATANPDGRKRALIVGGGIANFTDVAATFNGIIRALREKEAKLKAARMHIYVRRGGPNYQTGLAKMRALGEELGVPLEVYGPEATMTGICKRAIDCIMSEA; encoded by the exons ATGGCAAGAAAGAAGATCAGAGAGTATGATTCCAAAAGGCTTCTTAAAGAGCATTTGAAACGCCTTGCTGGCATCGATCTTCAGATCTGCTCTGCTCaa GTGACAGAATCTACAGATTTTACTGAGTTAACAAACAAAGAACCATGGCTTTCATCGACAAAGTTGGTTGTAAAACCAGACATGCTTTTTGGGAAGCGTGGAAAGAGTGGCTTGGTAGCATTGAATTTGGATCTAGCAGGAGTTGCTGAGTTTGTTAAAGCACGACTTGGCGTGGAG GTTGAAATGGGTGGCTGCAAGGCACCTATAACAACATTTATTGTTGAACCATTTGTTCCCCATGACCAAGAATATTACCTTTCCATAGTCTCTGAAAGGTTGGGGTGCACAATTAGCTTTTCAGAATGTGGAGGCATTGAGATTGAAGAGAACTGGGACAAG GTCAAGACAATATTCCTTCCAACAGAAAAACCAATGACCCTAGAGGCGTGTGCTCCGCTGATTGCTACTCTGCCCTTGGAG GTACGGGGAACAATTGGCAATTTCCTAATGGGCGTTTTTAATGTGTTTCAAG ATCTCGATTTTAGTTTCATTGAGATGAACCCTTTTACGCTTGTAAATGCGGAGCCATACCCATTGGATATGAGGGGAGAGTTGGATGACACAGCAGCCTTCAAAAATTTTAAGAA ATGGGGAAGCATCGAGTTTCCTCTGCCCTTTGGAAGAGTTTTGAGCTCTACTGAAAGCTTCATTCACTCTTTGGATGAGAAA ACTAGTGCCTCCTTAAAATTTACCGTTTTGAACCCAAAAGGTCGTATCTGGACAATGGTGGCTGGAGGTGGTGCAAGCGTTATATATGCTGATACA GTAGGGGATTTAGGCTATGCCTCTGAGCTTGGTAACTATGCTGAGTATAGTGGAGCTCCAAATGAAGAGGAGGTTCTGCAATATGCTCGAGTAGTTCTAGAT TGTGCTACTGCTAATCCTGATGGACGTAAGAGAGCTCTCATTGTTGGAGGTGGTATTGCTAACTTCACTGATGTTGCTGCTACTTTCAATGGGATTATTCGGGCTCTCAGGGAGAAG GAAGCCAAGCTAAAAGCAGCTAGAATGCATATCTATGTACGAAGAGGTGGTCCAAATTATCAGACCGGTCTGGCAAAAATGCGTGCCCTAGGAGAGGAACTTGGAGTTCCCCTTGAG GTTTATGGACCAGAGGCTACAATGACGGGCATTTGTAAACGGGCAATTGATTGCATTATGTCTGAAGCATAA
- the LOC132598497 gene encoding FACT complex subunit SPT16-like, with product MPEQRQGNGPPVNGNAAAGNAYTIDLPTFSRRLKDLYAHWREHKDEFWGSSDVLAIATPPPSEDLRYLKSSAVNVWLLGYEFPETIMVFGNKQIHFLCSQKKASLLDVVKSTAKEAVGVEVVMHVKAKSEDGTTKMDNVLHAVHVKSISDAYNTPVIGYIAREGPEGKLLEAWTKKIKDSGLQLSDITNGLSDLFAVKDQNELVNVKKAAHLTASAMKNFVVPKLEKVIDEEKKVTHSSLMDDTEKAILEPAKVKVKLKAENVDICYPPIFQSGGIFDLRPSATSNDDGLYYDSASAIICAIGSRYSSYCSNIARTFLIDSTQMQTKAYEVLLKAQEAAIGALIPGNKVNAVYQAALAVVDRDAPELVSNLTKSAGTGIGLEFRESGLILNAKNDKLLKPGMVFNVSLGFHNLQNETNKEKSRNFSLLLADTVIVTNDGRDVVTHLSSKALKDVAYSFNEEEEEEEEEELQVKAKSIGRDTMYSKTTLRSDNHEISREEKRRLHQEELARQKNEETARRLAGEETLTGNSRNAAKTSADVVAYKNVNDLPPPREMIIQVDQKNEAILLPIYGNLIPFHVATVKTVSSQQDTHRSWYIRIIFNVPGGPFTPTDAKNQGAIYLKEVSFRSKDPRHISEMVQVIKTLRRNFMARESERAERATLVTQEKLVLAGNKFKPVRLPDLWIRPTFGGRARKLSGTLEAHANGFRYSTTRQDERVDIMYGNIKHAFFQPAEKEMITLLHFHLHNHIMVGNKKTKDVQFYVEVMDVVQTLGGGKRSAYDPDEIEEEQRERDRKNKINMDFQSFVNRVNDIWSQPQFKGFDLEFDQPLRELGFHGVPYKSSAFIVPTSSCLVELVETPFLVITLSEIEIVNLERVGFGQKNCDMAIVFKDFKRDVMRIDSIPTSSLDGIKEWLDTTDIKYYESKVNLNWRQVLKTITDDPQKFIDDGGWEFLNLEGSDSSSGDSESDQGYEPSDAEPESDSEDEESDSESLVESEDDEEEDEDEESEEEKGKTWEELEKEASHADREIGNESDSEDERRRRKKNFGKSRAGPSSAASKRMKFR from the coding sequence ATGCCAGAACAAAGACAAGGAAATGGCCCCCCTGTAAATGGGAATGCGGCAGCTGGAAATGCTTATACCATCGACTTGCCTACTTTTAGTAGGCGACTGAAGGACTTGTATGCACACTGGCGTGAACATAAAGATGAGTTTTGGGGTTCTTCTGATGTCCTTGCCATAGCTACTCCACCACCTTCAGAGGACTTGAGATACTTGAAATCCTCAGCTGTAAATGTATGGTTACTTGGGTATGAGTTTCCTGAGACTATAATGGTCTTTGGCAACAAGCAGATACATTTTCTGTGTAGCCAAAAGAAAGCTTCATTGCTGGATGTTGTGAAATCGACTGCCAAAGAGGCCGTGGGAGTGGAAGTTGTCATGCATGTGAAGGCCAAAAGTGAGGATGGGACTACTAAAATGGACAACGTGCTCCATGCTGTTCATGTGAAGTCAATATCAGATGCTTATAATACCCCTGTTATTGGATATATTGCACGGGAAGGCCCTGAAGGAAAACTCTTGGAGGCATGGACTAAGAAGATAAAAGATTCTGGCCTTCAGCTAAGTGATATAACAAATGGACTTTCTGACCTTTTTGCTGTGAAGGACCAAAATGAGCTTGTTAACGTGAAGAAAGCGGCACATCTGACTGCTTCTGCTATGAAGAACTTTGTTGTTCCAAAGCTTGAGAAAGTCATTGATGAGGAGAAGAAAGTAACTCATTCCTCGTTGATGGATGACACAGAAAAGGCTATTTTGGAGCCTGCTAAAGTCAAGGTGAAGCTGAAAGCTGAGAATGTTGATATATGTTACCCTCCAATCTTCCAGAGTGGTGGCATTTTTGATCTTAGACCTAGTGCTACAAGCAACGATGATGGTTTGTATTATGATTCTGCCAGTGCCATCATATGTGCAATTGGTTCACGATACAGCAGCTACTGTTCGAATATTGCCAGAACATTTCTAATTGATTCCACTCAGATGCAGACCAAGGCTTATGAAGTGCTTCTTAAAGCCCAGGAGGCAGCAATAGGTGCATTGATACCTGGTAACAAGGTTAATGCTGTTTATCAAGCAGCTCTTGCTGTGGTAGACAGGGATGCTCCTGAATTGGTTAGCAACCTGACAAAATCTGCTGGGACAGGGATTGGTCTTGAGTTTCGAGAGTCAGGGTTGATCTTAAATGCTAAGAATGATAAACTGTTGAAACCAGGAATGGTTTTCAACGTGTCACTTGGTTTTCACAATTTGCAGAATGAGACCAACAAAGAAAAGAGCCGGAATTTTTCACTTTTGCTAGCAGATACTGTGATTGTCACAAATGATGGCCGTGATGTGGTCACCCATTTGAGCTCCAAAGCTTTGAAGGATGTGGCCTATTCAttcaatgaagaagaagaagaagaagaagaagaggagctACAAGTGAAAGCCAAGTCCATTGGTAGGGATACCATGTATTCCAAGACAACACTTAGGTCTGACAATCATGAGATTTCAAGAGAAGAGAAGCGGAGGCTGCACCAGGAAGAACTTGCCCGTCAGAAGAATGAAGAGACTGCTCGACGTCTGGCTGGTGAAGAAACCTTAACTGGGAATAGCAGGAATGCGGCTAAGACTTCAGCTGACGTTGTTGCCTATAAGAATGTCAATGACCTACCACCACCCAGAGAGATGATTATTCAGGTTGACCAGAAGAATGAGGCCATCCTTCTACCAATATATGGTAATTTGATTCCTTTCCATGTGGCTACTGTTAAGACTGTTTCAAGCCAACAGGATACCCACCGTAGCTGGTACATCCGAATCATATTTAATGTTCCTGGTGGTCCTTTCACACCTACTGATGCGAAGAACCAAGGTGCCATTTACCTAAAAGAAGTTTCATTTCGTTCCAAGGATCCTAGGCACATAAGTGAAATGGTCCAGGTGATTAAAACACTTAGACGTAATTTTATGGCAAGGGAGTCTGAGAGAGCCGAAAGAGCAACTTTAGTGACTCAGGAAAAACTTGTCCTTGCTGGGAATAAATTCAAGCCAGTTAGGCTACCTGACTTGTGGATTCGTCCCACATTTGGTGGTCGTGCACGAAAGCTTAGTGGTACACTCGAAGCTCATGCCAATGGTTTCCGGTATTCAACTACAAGACAAGATGAACGTGTTGACATCATGTATGGTAATATCAAGCATGCGTTCTTCCAGCCAGCAGAGAAGGAGATGATTACCCTTCTTCACTTTCATCTGCACAACCACATAATGGTGGGGAACAAGAAGACAAAGGATGTTCAGTTCTATGTTGAGGTAATGGATGTGGTCCAAACGCTTGGAGGTGGAAAGAGGTCTGCGTATGATCCAGATGAGATTGAGGAAGAACAGAGGGAAAGGGATAGGAAGAACAAAATCAACATGGACTTCCAGAGTTTTGTGAACCGGGTGAATGATATTTGGAGCCAGCCTCAGTTTAAGGGATTCGACCTGGAGTTTGATCAACCTCTGAGGGAACTTGGGTTCCATGGGGTGCCCTATAAATCATCAGCTTTCATTGTACCAACCTCCAGCTGTTTGGTTGAGCTGGTAGAGACCCCATTCCTTGTGATAACCCTAAGTGAGATTGAGATTGTTAACTTGGAGAGAGTTGGATTTGGGCAGAAGAACTGTGATATGGCAATTGTTTTCAAGGACTTCAAGCGCGACGTCATGCGGATAGATTCGATTCCTACTTCATCCCTCGATGGCATCAAGGAATGGCTTGACACAACTGACATCAAGTATTATGAGAGCAAGGTGAATCTGAATTGGCGTCAAGTATTGAAGACCATAACTGATGATCCACAGAAGTTTATTGATGATGGTGGTTGGGAATTCTTAAACTTGGAAGGTTCTGACTCGTCATCTGGAGATTCAGAGTCTGACCAAGGTTATGAACCTTCAGATGCTGAACCTGAGTCTGATTCTGAAGATGAAGAATCTGATAGTGAATCTCTGGTGGAGTCTGAAGATGATGaggaagaagatgaagatgaagaatcaGAGGAGGAAAAAGGTAAAACATGGGAAGAGCTGGAGAAAGAAGCAAGCCATGCAGACAGGGAGATTGGGAATGAATCAGATAGCGAGGATGAGAGGAGGAGGAGAAAGAAGAATTTTGGCAAGTCACGTGCTGGTCCCAGTTCTGCTGCCAGCAAGCGAATGAAGTTCAGGTAG